A region of Osmerus eperlanus chromosome 9, fOsmEpe2.1, whole genome shotgun sequence DNA encodes the following proteins:
- the osr1 gene encoding protein odd-skipped-related 1 → MGSKTLPAPVPLHPPLQLANYSFLQTSTGIQLPMEQTPGIYSFSALHAIHFHQWTLGYQPFTLPRGTFSKLPALMDGCLSPIPIFPHLLQPKLDYSSATTTVGLLQGLKNKPRFDFANLATAATQEDPLKDLSITGVLAALPGHAATGGSGLLDAAKLCSPERKPSRGRLPSKTKKEFVCKFCGRHFTKSYNLLIHERTHTDERPYTCDICHKAFRRQDHLRDHRYIHSKEKPFKCQECGKGFCQSRTLAVHKTLHMQVKELKTPKFK, encoded by the exons ATGGGAAGCAAGACTCTTCCAGCCCCAGTCCcgctccacccccccctacaGCTGGCCAACTACTCCTTTCTCCAGACCTCCACTGGCATCCAGCTCCCCATGGAGCAGACCCCTGGCATCTACAGCTTCAGTGCCCTCCATGCCATCCACTTCCATCAGTGGACTCTAGGCTACCAGCCCTTCACCCTGCCCCGTGGCACTTTCTCCAAGCTGCCTGCCCTCATGGATGGCTGTTTATCCCCCATTCCCATCTTCCCCCACCTGCTCCAGCCCAAGCTGGACTATTCCTCTGCCACAACAACAGTGGGTTTGCTTCAGGGTTTGAAGAACAAGCCTCGCTTTGACTTTGCCAACCTGGCAACAGCTGCCACCCAGGAAGACCCTCTGAAGGACCTGAGCATCACCGGGGTGTTGGCAGCCTTGCCTGGCCACGCGGCCACAGGGGGCTCAGGTCTCCTGGatgcagccaagctctgctCCCCTGAGCGCAAGCCCAGTCGAGGACGGCTGCCATCAAAGACCAAAAAGGAGTTTGTGTGCAAGTTCTGTGGTCGGCACTTCACCAAGTCTTACAATCTGCTGATCCACGagcgaacacacacagacgagaGGCCCTACACCTGCGACATCTGCCACAAAGCCTTCCGGAGGCAGGACCATCTCCGGGATCACAG GTACATTCACTCCAAAGAGAAACCCTTTAAGTGTCAAGAGTGTGGAAAGGGATTTTGTCAGTCAAGGACTCTGGCTGTCCACAAAACATTACACATGCAGGTCAAAGAATTAAAGACACCAAAGTTCAAATGA